In the genome of Salana multivorans, the window GAGGGCCAGCAGGCGCCCACGGGTCACATCCCGTTCACCCCGCGCGCCAAGAAGGTGCTCGAGCTGTCCCTGCGCGAGGCGCTGCAGCTCGGCCACAACCACATCGGCACCGAGCACATCCTGCTCGGCCTCATCCGCGAGGGCGAGGGCGTCGCCGCCCAGGTGCTCGGCAACCTCGGCGCCGACCTCGGTCGCGTGCGCCAGCAGGTGCTCCAGCTCCTCCAGGGCCAGCCCGGCGGCGGTAAGGAGACGGTGTCGGCCGGCGGTCCGCAGGAGGGCACGCCGTCCGGCTCGGCCGTCCTCGACCAGTTCGGGCGCAACCTCACGCAGCTCGCCCGCGAGAACCGGCTCGACCCGGTGATCGGGCGTGAGCGCGAGACCGAGCGCGTCATGCAGGTGCTCTCCCGCCGCACCAAGAACAACCCGGTGCTCGTGGGCGAGCCCGGCGTCGGCAAGACCGCCGTCGTCGAGGGGCTCGCGCAGGACATCGTGCGCGGCACGGTCCCCGAGACGCTCAAGGACAAGCAGCTCTACACGCTCGACCTCGGCGCGCTCGTCGCCGGCTCGCGCTACCGCGGTGACTTCGAGGAGCGCCTGAAGAAGGTGCTCAAGGAGATCCGCACGCGCGGCGACATCATCCTGTTCATCGACGAGATCCACACGCTCGTCGGGGCGGGGGCCGCGGAGGGCGCGATCGACGCCGCGAGCATCCTCAAGCCGATGCTCGCGCGCGGCGAGCTCCAGACCATCGGCGCCACGACGCTCGACGAGTACCGCAAGTACGTCGAGAAGGACCCGGCGCTCGAGCGCCGCTTCCAGCCGATCACGGTGAACGAGCCGACGCTCGCGCACGCCATCGAGATCCTCAAGGGTGTCCGCGACCGGTACGAGGCGCACCACCGCGTCACGATCACGGACGGCGCGCTCGTCGCCGCCGCGACGCTGGCCGACCGCTACGTCAACGACCGCTTCCTCCCCGACAAGGCGATCGACCTGGTCGACGAGGCCGGCGCGCGCCTGCGGATCCGTCGGATGACGGCGCCGCCGGAGCTGCGCGAGCTGGACGAGCGGATCGCCGAGGCGCGACGCGCCAAGGAGTCGGCGATCGACGACCAGGACTTCGAGAAGGCCGCCCGCCTGCGCGACGACGAGAAGAACCTCACGCAGGAGCGGCTGGAGAAGGAGAAGGCCTGGAAGTCGGGCGACATGGACACGGTCGCCACGGTGGACGAGGACCTGATCGCCGAGGTGCTCGCCGTCGCGACCGGCATCCCGGTGTTCAAGCTGACCGAGGAGGAGTCCTCGCGCCTGCTCCGGATGGAGGACGCGCTGCACGAGCGCATCGTCGGCCAGAAGGACGCCGTCAAGGCGCTCTCGCAGGCGATCCGCCGCACGCGCGCCGGGCTCAAGGACCCCAAGCGCCCCGGTGGCTCGTTCATCTTCGCCGGGCCGACCGGCGTCGGGAAGACCGAGCTGGCCAAGGCGCTCGCCGAGTTCCTGTTCGGGGACGAGGACGCGCTCATCCAGCTCGACATGTCCGAGTACGGCGAGAAGCACACCGTCTCGCGGCTCTTCGGCTCCCCGCCGGGATACGTCGGCTACGAGGAGGGCGGGCAGCTCACCGAGAAGGTGCGGCGCCGGCCGTTCTCCGTCGTGCTGTTCGACGAGGTGGAGAAGGCGCACGCCGACATCTTCAACTCGCTGCTGCAGATCCTGGAGGAGGGCAAGCTCACCGACTCCCAGGGCCGCGTCGTCGACTTCAAGAACACGATCATCATCATGACGACGAACCTCGGCACCCGGGACATCGCCAAGGGCGTGCAGACCGGGTTCCAGGCCGGCGGCGACCTCTCGACCGACTACGAGCGGATGAAGTCGAAGGTCAACGACGAGCTCAAGCAGCACTTCCGGCCC includes:
- a CDS encoding ATP-dependent Clp protease ATP-binding subunit, which encodes MFERFTDRARRVVVLAQDEARMLNHNYIGTEHILLGLIHEGEGVAAKALESLGISLDVVRQQVVDIIGEGQQAPTGHIPFTPRAKKVLELSLREALQLGHNHIGTEHILLGLIREGEGVAAQVLGNLGADLGRVRQQVLQLLQGQPGGGKETVSAGGPQEGTPSGSAVLDQFGRNLTQLARENRLDPVIGRERETERVMQVLSRRTKNNPVLVGEPGVGKTAVVEGLAQDIVRGTVPETLKDKQLYTLDLGALVAGSRYRGDFEERLKKVLKEIRTRGDIILFIDEIHTLVGAGAAEGAIDAASILKPMLARGELQTIGATTLDEYRKYVEKDPALERRFQPITVNEPTLAHAIEILKGVRDRYEAHHRVTITDGALVAAATLADRYVNDRFLPDKAIDLVDEAGARLRIRRMTAPPELRELDERIAEARRAKESAIDDQDFEKAARLRDDEKNLTQERLEKEKAWKSGDMDTVATVDEDLIAEVLAVATGIPVFKLTEEESSRLLRMEDALHERIVGQKDAVKALSQAIRRTRAGLKDPKRPGGSFIFAGPTGVGKTELAKALAEFLFGDEDALIQLDMSEYGEKHTVSRLFGSPPGYVGYEEGGQLTEKVRRRPFSVVLFDEVEKAHADIFNSLLQILEEGKLTDSQGRVVDFKNTIIIMTTNLGTRDIAKGVQTGFQAGGDLSTDYERMKSKVNDELKQHFRPEFLNRVDDVVVFPQLSRDEIFQIVDLLVARLDKRLADRDMTIELSEAAKTLLADRGYDPVLGARPLRRALQREIEDALSEKILFGELRSGQKVLVDARGEGLLGEFTFVGVDRDDPRLDSSAIGEPEVVVVGATVADAPATPVEDAPSPSEG